The nucleotide window CTCAAGGCCAGATGAAGGCATAAACCGGGCAGGGCCGTCAGGCAGGAATCCTTCTATCAAATTGGTTCGAATTTTTAATTTAAGGGTATCTCGAAGTAAAACTGCTTCATGAATCAGCTTGAAAAATCGATCAGGATCATAGTTGACATCGGTCAGTGTTGAGAAAAGGGCTTTGACGGTAAACCTGTTTATCCTATGATCGGTAATGTCTGATTTTTGTCCGAATAGAACAACCTGTGACAATCCAGTCAGCACATAGATTAAAAGATCCTTTAATGCCGTTACATTCGGTTTTTCAGCAATGAGCGGTGCAGTGCCGGCGACATCTGATACAGGTCTGATTTTCATCATATCAAATATCGGCACCTTTTTTACCATATCATTATCAACAGCTTGCTCCATAACTAATTTCATGTTTTCTCCACAGCACATAAGGTTTCCCTCTCCACCACGGAGCACTTCAATCTGACTGCCGCAAACGTCACAGTTGTATTTTTGATCTGTTTGTTTCATTAGTTTTTCCTTTTAAATGATACGATTTGCTGGGGGTAAAACCTTCAATAAAAGGATATAACGCAATCATTGTGCCAGGTGTGTAACCTTTGGCTCACTTCTCCTATCATATTGATTTATTAAGATAAATCACTTGTGGGGGTTTGTTTTGATACGATGCTGTCAAGACCAGGAAAAGGTCTTATTTGATTAATAGGTCATATATAACCCATTAATCAATTGATCTGACAGAACGACAGTCAATAAATGGCAGGACAGGATTAAAAATCAGGGTTTGACGATGTTAAGCTTTCGCATACGGGCGCGAAGGGTGCTGCGGTTGAGACCGAGAATCTGGGCGGCGCTGTTGGCACCACTGACTTTCCAATTGGTCTGCTCAAGCACGTCCAAGATATAATCGCGTTCCAACGCCTTCAGTGTTTTTTGATTTTTACTTAAATGTTTATAAGACTTGTCAAGGTCATCAACCAGGTGCAGTTTTGGGCCCGAAGAATTTATCACAGCGCGCTCAAGGACATTTTCCAACTCGCGGACATTGCCGGGCCAGTGATAGTTTTGTATTGTACTCATTACGTTTTGGGGAACAAGATCAACGGTTTTTCCCAGCCGTCTGGATATTTTTTGGACATAATAATCAACAAGCAGGGGGATATCGGTTACTCTTTCTCTAAGTGGGGGCATTGTAATCGGGAACACATTCAACCGATACCACAGATCTTTTCGAAAACGCCCCTTTTCAACTTCTTCTTCGAGATTTCGATTTGTGGCCGCAATAATTCTTGCGTCCACTTTGATGGTTTTTGAACTTCCCACCCTTTCAAATTCACCATCTTGAAAAACACGAAGCAGTTTAGACTGCAATTCCAGAGGCAGTTCACCTATTTCATCCAGAAAAAGGGTAGCACCATCGGCAATCTCAAATCGCCCCAGCTGCAGGCGGTTAGAACTGGTGAATGCCCCTTTTTCATGACCGAACAATTCACTTTCGATAAGATTCGGAGGCAATGCCGCACAATTGACTTTTACCAGCGACCTGTTTTTTCGCTTGCTGAAACCGTGAATTGACCTGGCAACCAGTTCTTTACCTGTTCCGGTCTCCCCAAGGACCAGTACGGTGGTATTGCTGTCCGCAATCTGCTCAACTTTATACAGGACGTATTTGAGCCCGTCGCTGTTGCCGATAATATTCTCATGATTATGTTCAAGCTTGATTTCTTCTTTCAGGTACGCCCGCTCTGCTTCCAATTGTTCTTTGAGCGCTTTTATTTCACACAGAGCGGTTTCTGCGGCATGCTTCCCCTGTTCCGCCTCTTGTTTCGCAGTAGCAAGCTGCGCAGTACGGTTTTTAACGATTTTTTCAAGATGTCGTTTATAATATTCCTGTTCGGTTACATCTTCAATAGCCAGCAGAATCAACTGGGTATGTTTTGTGTCTTTGTAAATCCTTCTGGCATTGAGACGCATAACCTTAGTCCCTATTATTTCAAAATCATGTTCCACTTCAAAATTATTGAATACGGTATTTTGGGGAAGAATTTCTTCAAGCAGTTCCTTGAGTTTGGGGATATTCCATTGCCGGTTGCCAAGATCGTATATTAATACCCCTTCGGTATTTTCAGGTTTCACACAAAACGTCATGTAAAAGGAGAGATTGGCTTTAACAACCTTTAAATCAGGATCAAGCAGCAAAAGAGGCTCGCGGATCGAATCCAGGAATTTGGTGAAAATATCTAAAAAGGCTTTTTGCTCAAAAAAAACTTCCGGCATTGATGAATCCTTCACGTCGTAGTCATAATAGAATAATCTGATCACAAAATTTTGTCAAAAAAAAATCTGAGCAAGCAAAAAAAAAAAAAATGAATTATTTTCAAGTTGGCAACGTGA belongs to Desulfobacula toluolica Tol2 and includes:
- a CDS encoding sigma-54 interaction domain-containing protein, encoding MPEVFFEQKAFLDIFTKFLDSIREPLLLLDPDLKVVKANLSFYMTFCVKPENTEGVLIYDLGNRQWNIPKLKELLEEILPQNTVFNNFEVEHDFEIIGTKVMRLNARRIYKDTKHTQLILLAIEDVTEQEYYKRHLEKIVKNRTAQLATAKQEAEQGKHAAETALCEIKALKEQLEAERAYLKEEIKLEHNHENIIGNSDGLKYVLYKVEQIADSNTTVLVLGETGTGKELVARSIHGFSKRKNRSLVKVNCAALPPNLIESELFGHEKGAFTSSNRLQLGRFEIADGATLFLDEIGELPLELQSKLLRVFQDGEFERVGSSKTIKVDARIIAATNRNLEEEVEKGRFRKDLWYRLNVFPITMPPLRERVTDIPLLVDYYVQKISRRLGKTVDLVPQNVMSTIQNYHWPGNVRELENVLERAVINSSGPKLHLVDDLDKSYKHLSKNQKTLKALERDYILDVLEQTNWKVSGANSAAQILGLNRSTLRARMRKLNIVKP